One genomic segment of Catalinimonas alkaloidigena includes these proteins:
- a CDS encoding glucosamine-6-phosphate deaminase, which translates to MEVQVFASRKEIGEAAGKAVESKILELLEKKNEIRMIFAAAPSQNEVLAYLRQSSQIPWHHITAFHMDEYIGLAPDAPQRFANFLKAHLFDHVACKAVHLIDGNQNTDAECRRYAALVAEKPIDIVCLGIGENGHIAFNDPPVADFDDPEIIKTVELDQECRQQQVNDGCFASLEQVPQKALTLTIPTLMKGSFLYCLVPGKTKQMAVYKTLHQEVSTDCPATILKTHTHCKMYLDIESYGKSI; encoded by the coding sequence ATGGAAGTTCAGGTATTTGCATCTCGTAAGGAGATAGGAGAAGCAGCCGGAAAAGCTGTGGAAAGTAAAATTCTGGAGTTGCTGGAAAAGAAAAATGAGATCAGGATGATCTTTGCGGCCGCGCCTTCTCAAAATGAAGTGCTGGCTTATTTGAGGCAGTCATCACAGATACCCTGGCATCATATTACAGCTTTCCATATGGATGAGTACATAGGTTTAGCACCTGATGCTCCTCAGCGCTTTGCAAACTTTCTGAAAGCACATCTTTTTGATCATGTAGCTTGTAAAGCAGTACATCTCATAGATGGAAATCAAAATACTGATGCGGAGTGTAGAAGGTACGCTGCATTAGTTGCTGAAAAGCCCATTGATATCGTGTGCCTGGGCATAGGAGAAAACGGTCACATTGCTTTTAATGACCCTCCAGTGGCTGATTTTGATGATCCTGAAATTATTAAAACAGTAGAACTTGATCAGGAGTGTCGCCAGCAGCAGGTGAACGATGGCTGTTTTGCCTCTTTAGAACAAGTGCCTCAAAAAGCGCTTACCCTCACTATACCTACGCTCATGAAGGGAAGTTTTCTCTATTGTTTGGTGCCCGGCAAAACCAAGCAAATGGCGGTCTACAAAACACTGCATCAGGAAGTATCTACGGATTGCCCTGCGACTATTTTAAAAACGCATACTCACTGCAAAATGTACCTTGACATTGAATCGTACGGTAAAAGCATATAA
- a CDS encoding sodium:solute symporter family protein, which produces MELSNIDLIVIGSFFLAMLLIGFWSYFKNKNVEDYFVAGGNLPWWLSGISHHVSGYSGAVFVAYAALAYTHGFSLYIWWAFTIGFSIIISARIFPAFWVRLRKKFRIQSPLEYLANRYNVLTQQIMAWSGVLLKLFDVGAKWAAIAILLNIFTGLSLSTGILISGGISLIYITFGGLWAVIITDFTQFIVQIVAGIVMFVVVVKRLDGFDSVFSVWEQLPQENSQLFNEPYTVAFALAFLFINFLSYNGGSWNLATRYISSPNEKEASKAAYLSGILYLIWPLILFFPMWAAPIILPGLEDPSQAYGALTLELLPSGLIGLVIASLFANTMSMTSSDVNTISAVITRDILPVVSARFKDERRSLTTARITTFVFTLLTITVALQQERFGGVVGLIISWFGALLGPIAVPMLFGLLPAFKSCGPRAAIASIAAGLITFIITKNVEMGSMALEIGLPVFVSTIVYVGMGYINRKEVPERVKKLLASIQENDDERHYKKI; this is translated from the coding sequence ATGGAATTAAGTAACATTGACCTTATTGTCATTGGATCATTCTTCCTGGCCATGCTTCTGATAGGTTTTTGGTCTTATTTCAAAAACAAGAATGTAGAAGACTACTTTGTGGCTGGTGGAAACCTGCCCTGGTGGTTATCCGGTATTTCTCATCATGTGTCAGGCTACAGCGGAGCAGTCTTTGTAGCCTATGCCGCACTAGCTTACACACATGGATTTTCCTTATACATCTGGTGGGCATTCACCATTGGATTTTCTATCATCATAAGTGCCAGGATCTTCCCTGCCTTCTGGGTACGCTTACGTAAAAAATTCAGAATACAGTCTCCGCTGGAATACCTGGCTAACCGCTACAATGTGCTTACCCAGCAAATTATGGCCTGGAGTGGAGTGTTGCTTAAGCTATTTGATGTAGGGGCCAAATGGGCTGCTATCGCTATCCTGTTGAATATATTTACAGGTTTATCCCTCAGCACAGGAATTCTGATTTCAGGGGGAATATCCCTGATCTACATCACTTTTGGTGGGCTTTGGGCAGTTATTATCACGGATTTCACCCAGTTTATAGTACAGATCGTGGCAGGTATTGTCATGTTTGTGGTGGTAGTGAAAAGGTTAGATGGATTTGACTCTGTTTTTAGTGTGTGGGAACAGTTACCACAGGAAAATAGTCAGCTCTTTAATGAGCCCTATACTGTGGCATTTGCGCTGGCTTTTCTGTTTATCAACTTTCTCAGCTACAATGGTGGAAGTTGGAACCTGGCCACCCGCTATATCTCATCCCCTAATGAAAAAGAGGCCTCTAAAGCAGCCTACCTTTCTGGAATTTTATATCTGATATGGCCCTTGATACTTTTTTTCCCTATGTGGGCAGCTCCGATTATCTTGCCAGGTTTAGAAGATCCTTCACAAGCTTATGGTGCGCTTACCCTGGAACTGCTACCTTCCGGACTCATTGGTTTGGTCATCGCATCATTATTTGCAAACACCATGTCAATGACTTCATCAGATGTGAATACCATTTCCGCCGTCATTACCCGTGACATACTGCCGGTAGTTTCAGCCCGCTTTAAAGATGAAAGAAGGTCGCTGACCACAGCGCGGATCACTACCTTCGTCTTTACTCTTCTGACCATCACTGTAGCCTTACAGCAGGAACGATTTGGAGGGGTTGTGGGGCTGATTATTTCCTGGTTTGGTGCCTTACTGGGACCTATAGCTGTACCTATGCTCTTTGGACTATTACCAGCTTTCAAAAGTTGCGGACCCAGGGCGGCAATCGCTTCCATCGCTGCCGGACTTATTACATTTATCATTACCAAAAATGTAGAGATGGGAAGTATGGCTTTGGAAATAGGCTTACCAGTATTCGTTTCTACTATTGTCTATGTGGGTATGGGATACATCAATAGAAAAGAAGTACCCGAACGTGTAAAAAAATTATTGGCTTCAATTCAGGAAAATGATGATGAACGACACTATAAAAAAATTTAA
- a CDS encoding dihydrodipicolinate synthase family protein: MRSLEPAIKELLFEGTVIPAHPLALDKSRKMDEKRQRALTRYYIDSGAGGIAVGVHTTQFEIRKKEFELFKPVLKLAAEEVEQAQLNRPFIKIAGIVGPTAQALQEAALAVELGYDLGLVSNGGLAELSEAQLIKRTEKIAEVIPVFGFYLQPAVGGKVLSFDFWKDFAEIPNVQAIKMAPFNRYQTLDVVRAVCHSSRHRDIALYTGNDDNIVADLLTTYRFRVQGEEREKAIVGGLLGHWAVWTRKAVELLDEIKKIRDNGNAVAGEMLTRGIAVTDSNAAFFDSANHFKGCIAGIHEVLRRQGLLEGTWCLNPDECMSAGQSEEITRVYQAYPELNDDAFVKEKLEKWLR; this comes from the coding sequence ATGAGATCATTAGAACCAGCGATTAAAGAATTACTTTTTGAAGGGACCGTCATTCCTGCACACCCCCTGGCTTTAGATAAATCCAGGAAAATGGATGAAAAGCGGCAGCGTGCCCTTACGCGATATTACATAGATAGTGGTGCAGGCGGTATAGCCGTAGGTGTACATACCACCCAGTTTGAAATCAGGAAAAAGGAGTTTGAGCTGTTTAAGCCCGTGCTGAAACTGGCCGCGGAAGAAGTGGAGCAGGCACAGCTAAACCGACCCTTCATCAAAATAGCAGGGATTGTAGGACCTACAGCACAGGCTTTGCAGGAAGCAGCGCTTGCTGTAGAACTGGGATACGACCTGGGCTTGGTGAGCAATGGTGGTCTGGCAGAGCTTTCAGAAGCACAACTGATTAAAAGAACGGAGAAGATCGCTGAAGTAATTCCTGTATTTGGGTTTTACCTCCAGCCAGCGGTGGGAGGTAAGGTGCTGAGTTTTGATTTCTGGAAAGATTTTGCCGAAATACCCAATGTACAAGCGATTAAGATGGCACCCTTTAACCGTTACCAGACCCTGGATGTCGTAAGAGCCGTATGTCATTCTTCTCGCCACAGGGATATTGCTCTGTATACGGGTAATGATGACAATATTGTAGCCGACTTACTTACCACTTATCGCTTTAGGGTCCAGGGTGAGGAAAGGGAAAAAGCTATTGTAGGAGGGCTGCTCGGACACTGGGCAGTATGGACAAGGAAAGCAGTGGAACTGCTGGACGAGATCAAAAAAATCAGAGACAATGGAAATGCTGTAGCAGGCGAGATGCTCACCCGAGGCATTGCGGTTACCGATTCCAATGCTGCTTTTTTTGATTCAGCCAACCACTTCAAAGGCTGTATCGCTGGCATACACGAAGTATTGCGAAGACAAGGCTTACTTGAAGGTACATGGTGCCTCAATCCTGATGAATGTATGTCTGCTGGGCAAAGTGAAGAGATCACCAGAGTATACCAGGCCTATCCGGAACTCAATGATGATGCTTTTGTGAAAGAGAAGCTGGAAAAGTGGCTGCGATAA
- a CDS encoding NAD-dependent epimerase/dehydratase family protein, whose product MKDLATLEKQLLAPSQDLISDMQTLDGDILLLGVGGKMGPSLAVLAKQALIAAGKDNAVIGVSRFSDSSLQQDLESQGVQTIKADLLDNEQLESLPAVKNVIFMAGTKFGTTGKESFTWAMNAYLPGKVAEKFRNSKIVVFSTGNVYPFVPVYSGGATEETTPGPVGEYAQSCLGRERMFEHFSNLYQIPTLIYRLNYAIDFKYGVLLEIAKSVLEGKEIDLSTGHVNVIWQGDANEYALRAFKFCESPPRKLNITGPETVSIRWAAEEFGKIFNKKPLFVNEEQPTALLNNASTAHQLFGYPKVSLKAMIEVLTIWLSSGGDTINKPTHFQERKGAF is encoded by the coding sequence ATGAAAGACTTAGCAACACTGGAAAAACAACTATTAGCTCCGAGCCAGGATCTTATCAGTGATATGCAGACCTTGGATGGAGATATATTGCTGCTGGGAGTAGGCGGGAAGATGGGACCTAGTCTGGCAGTATTAGCCAAGCAGGCTCTGATAGCCGCGGGCAAAGATAATGCGGTGATTGGAGTCTCCAGATTTTCGGATTCATCTCTTCAGCAGGATTTGGAAAGTCAGGGGGTTCAGACGATCAAAGCTGATCTGCTTGATAACGAACAACTTGAAAGTCTGCCAGCGGTAAAGAATGTAATCTTTATGGCGGGAACCAAGTTTGGTACAACCGGAAAAGAGTCATTTACCTGGGCTATGAATGCTTACCTGCCGGGAAAAGTAGCAGAGAAATTTAGAAATTCGAAGATTGTGGTTTTCTCTACCGGCAATGTCTATCCTTTTGTACCGGTTTATTCAGGAGGAGCCACAGAAGAGACAACGCCTGGGCCGGTAGGAGAGTATGCGCAATCCTGCCTTGGCAGAGAGCGGATGTTTGAACACTTTTCTAACTTATATCAGATTCCAACGCTGATCTATCGTCTCAATTACGCTATAGACTTTAAGTACGGTGTATTGTTGGAAATAGCCAAGTCGGTATTAGAGGGGAAAGAAATTGACCTGTCCACCGGACATGTAAATGTAATCTGGCAGGGTGATGCGAATGAGTATGCCTTGAGAGCTTTCAAGTTTTGCGAGTCACCGCCCCGTAAGCTGAATATTACCGGACCAGAGACCGTTTCCATCCGTTGGGCTGCTGAGGAGTTCGGGAAAATTTTTAATAAAAAGCCGCTCTTTGTCAATGAAGAGCAACCTACAGCTTTGCTCAACAATGCATCCACTGCCCATCAGCTTTTTGGGTACCCGAAAGTAAGCCTGAAGGCAATGATTGAAGTTCTAACCATCTGGCTTAGCAGTGGAGGAGATACTATTAATAAACCTACCCATTTTCAGGAAAGAAAAGGGGCTTTTTAA
- a CDS encoding Nramp family divalent metal transporter — MKHLFRYLGPGIITAALVFGPGSLTITSKLGSLYAYNHIWVIVSAIFFMVIFTEMGARIGIATESSLLSIIKDKWGKAASIILGLGIFAITASFQAGNTVGASLALAELFHTNVEPWVLAFTLTAISLLFFRSFYKVLEKVMIALVAVMLLSFLITLALAKPDLAAVGLGLVPTLPSGSEVLTIALIASSFSVVGAFYQGYLVKEKGWKKNQIKQGKKEAITGVMVLGMISLFILINAAAILYPKGIQVNSATDMGLALEPLYGSTATVIFMLGLFGASFSSLIGNATIGGSLLADAFSLGNQLKSPKVRGMIMLVMVIGAAIALRFGRLPLELIVFAQAITIIIAPLVGIALLVLANDKARMGDLKNNHWKNIGGILGLGLLLFLSASQVYLQFIR, encoded by the coding sequence ATGAAACATCTTTTCAGGTATTTAGGCCCTGGAATCATTACAGCAGCTCTTGTATTTGGCCCCGGTAGTCTTACTATTACCTCTAAACTGGGCTCTTTATATGCCTACAACCATATTTGGGTGATCGTAAGCGCCATTTTTTTTATGGTGATTTTTACAGAGATGGGAGCCCGCATAGGCATTGCTACGGAATCCTCATTGCTAAGCATCATAAAAGATAAATGGGGTAAAGCGGCTTCCATTATTTTAGGTTTAGGCATATTTGCTATCACTGCCTCTTTTCAGGCAGGGAATACGGTAGGGGCAAGCCTTGCCCTTGCTGAGCTTTTTCATACCAATGTAGAGCCCTGGGTCTTAGCATTTACACTTACTGCGATTAGCCTGCTTTTTTTCAGGTCATTTTATAAAGTGTTGGAAAAAGTGATGATCGCATTAGTAGCAGTGATGCTACTCTCTTTCCTGATCACCCTGGCATTAGCCAAACCTGATCTGGCAGCGGTTGGCTTAGGTTTAGTCCCCACATTACCTTCAGGCTCTGAAGTGTTGACCATCGCATTGATCGCTTCCAGCTTTTCAGTGGTAGGGGCTTTTTATCAGGGCTATCTGGTGAAAGAAAAAGGGTGGAAGAAAAATCAAATCAAGCAAGGTAAAAAAGAAGCTATTACTGGCGTGATGGTTTTAGGAATGATCTCATTGTTCATCCTAATCAATGCTGCGGCCATCTTATACCCTAAAGGCATACAGGTCAACTCAGCTACTGATATGGGATTGGCACTGGAGCCTCTTTACGGAAGTACCGCTACTGTCATTTTTATGTTAGGTTTGTTCGGTGCATCTTTTTCATCGCTGATCGGGAATGCTACCATCGGCGGCTCATTACTGGCCGACGCTTTTTCATTAGGCAATCAACTTAAATCTCCCAAAGTAAGGGGCATGATTATGTTGGTCATGGTGATAGGAGCGGCTATTGCCCTCAGGTTTGGAAGGTTGCCATTAGAATTAATCGTATTTGCTCAGGCCATCACCATCATCATTGCACCTCTGGTAGGTATAGCATTACTGGTGCTGGCCAATGACAAGGCTCGCATGGGAGATTTGAAGAACAATCACTGGAAAAATATAGGAGGTATACTGGGACTGGGACTGCTACTCTTTTTATCGGCCAGTCAGGTTTATTTGCAATTCATTAGATAA
- a CDS encoding Gfo/Idh/MocA family protein — translation MKNTSRRKFILTNAAALSGLAAFGYSNASSVFAPFSTHLEKVRVGLIGVGSRGGGIAHVLKDLPGVELSACCDINEEHLQRGISMAAKGAKAYTDYQKMLSDKDLDALIIATPLSLHFPMAMHAVEAGKHVYLEKTMSYDIPQALKMVDKVNATKLVFQIGHQYRYYALYHKVHEVLSKGWCGEVKHYECQYHRNDDWRREVKDPKNEKLVNWRMYREFSGGLMAELCAHQLDIVNWMNDSPPLKVSGLGGIDYWKDGRETYDNVRTVYEYPNGVKASVSSVLSNAYKGYSIRILGTEATIEIQRDKAYLYTEADKAELGVVDGVSGATIKAWTQGEPSLLNYKTEDNAERSPTAYALLNFADCIRNDKKPFSNVDTGKDVSVAVHMGNKAMREEKYQYWKPEYSL, via the coding sequence ATGAAAAATACATCCCGCAGAAAATTCATATTAACGAATGCTGCAGCGCTATCCGGGCTGGCAGCTTTTGGGTATTCCAACGCTTCATCTGTGTTTGCCCCTTTTTCAACCCATTTAGAAAAAGTACGTGTTGGACTCATTGGTGTAGGCAGTAGGGGAGGGGGAATCGCACATGTCCTGAAAGATTTACCAGGAGTAGAATTATCGGCCTGTTGTGATATCAATGAGGAGCATTTACAGAGAGGGATTAGCATGGCTGCCAAGGGGGCTAAAGCCTATACTGATTATCAGAAAATGCTTTCCGATAAGGATTTAGACGCGCTTATCATCGCAACGCCATTGTCCCTGCATTTTCCAATGGCTATGCATGCCGTGGAGGCGGGCAAGCATGTGTACCTGGAAAAGACGATGAGCTATGACATTCCTCAGGCGCTGAAAATGGTAGATAAAGTTAATGCTACTAAGCTGGTCTTTCAGATTGGTCATCAGTACCGATATTATGCCTTATATCATAAGGTGCATGAAGTATTATCTAAAGGATGGTGTGGAGAAGTAAAGCATTATGAGTGCCAGTATCATCGTAATGATGACTGGCGCCGGGAAGTGAAAGATCCCAAAAACGAAAAACTGGTCAACTGGCGAATGTATCGTGAATTTTCCGGTGGACTGATGGCTGAACTTTGTGCTCATCAGCTGGATATTGTCAATTGGATGAATGATAGCCCGCCACTTAAAGTTTCAGGGCTGGGAGGTATAGATTACTGGAAAGATGGGAGAGAAACTTATGACAACGTACGTACAGTCTATGAATATCCAAACGGTGTTAAAGCTTCTGTAAGCTCGGTGCTCAGTAATGCCTATAAAGGGTATTCTATTCGTATCCTGGGGACAGAGGCTACCATAGAAATACAGCGGGATAAAGCTTACCTGTATACTGAAGCAGATAAGGCAGAACTGGGCGTGGTTGATGGGGTATCGGGAGCTACAATTAAAGCCTGGACGCAGGGAGAACCCAGCTTGTTGAATTACAAAACGGAAGACAATGCTGAACGCTCACCTACCGCCTATGCGCTGCTGAACTTTGCTGACTGTATCAGAAACGACAAAAAACCATTTTCTAACGTGGATACCGGGAAAGATGTAAGTGTGGCCGTTCACATGGGAAATAAAGCCATGCGGGAAGAGAAGTACCAATATTGGAAACCGGAGTATTCTTTATAG
- a CDS encoding Gfo/Idh/MocA family protein — translation MNNIIKRRNFIKTSAASAVGLSLATYPSYGMVGKPSKELKAGIIGLDTSHSVAFTKVLNDPEALADIAGVRVVAAYPHGSKDIEKSVSRIPGYTKEIQALGVEIVDSVDALLEKVDVVLLETNDGRRHLEQALQVFKAGKPVFIDKPVAASLPDAIAIFEAAKQYKVPLFSSSSLRYAENAQGIRRGEKIGKVMGADAYSPAHLEKTHPDLYWYGVHGVETLYTVMGVGCQQVKRTHTDDMDVVVGTWNDGRIGTFRGMRAGKLGYGGTAFGDEGISPIGPYAGYRPLVVEIVKFFHTGNPPVAPEETIEIFAFMEAADESKRQGGKEVSVENVMKKAQSALQGRY, via the coding sequence ATGAATAATATTATCAAAAGACGAAATTTTATCAAAACTTCAGCTGCTTCAGCAGTGGGACTCAGTTTGGCTACTTATCCATCTTATGGTATGGTAGGCAAACCATCTAAGGAGCTGAAGGCGGGTATCATCGGGCTGGATACCTCTCATAGTGTGGCTTTTACCAAAGTGCTGAACGATCCTGAAGCACTTGCCGATATTGCTGGAGTCAGGGTAGTGGCTGCCTATCCTCATGGCAGTAAGGACATTGAAAAAAGTGTAAGCCGTATTCCCGGCTATACCAAAGAAATTCAAGCGCTGGGAGTGGAAATAGTGGATTCTGTGGACGCACTGCTGGAGAAAGTAGATGTGGTTCTGCTGGAAACCAATGACGGGCGCCGACACCTTGAGCAGGCTTTACAAGTCTTTAAAGCAGGTAAGCCGGTTTTTATTGATAAACCCGTGGCTGCATCTTTGCCGGATGCGATTGCTATTTTTGAAGCAGCCAAACAATACAAGGTGCCTCTGTTTTCTTCTTCCTCACTACGCTATGCAGAAAATGCACAGGGGATCCGCAGAGGCGAAAAAATAGGGAAAGTAATGGGGGCTGATGCTTACAGTCCTGCTCATCTGGAAAAAACACATCCGGATTTATACTGGTATGGTGTGCATGGTGTAGAAACGCTTTATACCGTGATGGGAGTAGGGTGTCAGCAGGTTAAAAGAACCCATACTGATGATATGGATGTAGTAGTAGGTACCTGGAATGATGGTCGTATAGGCACATTTAGAGGTATGCGGGCGGGTAAACTCGGATACGGAGGTACTGCTTTCGGAGATGAAGGTATTTCTCCAATAGGTCCATATGCAGGCTACAGGCCATTGGTTGTGGAAATAGTAAAATTCTTCCATACAGGAAACCCCCCTGTTGCACCCGAAGAAACTATTGAAATCTTTGCCTTTATGGAAGCAGCAGACGAAAGTAAACGACAGGGAGGCAAAGAAGTGAGCGTGGAGAATGTGATGAAAAAAGCACAGTCAGCCCTGCAAGGCAGGTATTAG
- a CDS encoding Gfo/Idh/MocA family protein, whose translation MEEHNERRDFIKKAAVGGLGISLTSASSPFIQYNGSANEKVVVAVMGTNSRGSALARGFAKLKGTEVGYICDVDEQAIEKGIQATKDGGQKKTPKAEKDIRKVLEDTGVDAIAIAAPDHWHAPAAIMALKAGKHVYVEKPCSHNPQEGEMLVDIARKSNRVVQMGNQRRSWPFVVEGIQQLKDGIIGRAYFARAWYANSRGSMGYGKQAAVPAGLDYELWQGPAPRKPYQDNLIHYNWHWLWHWGTGELLNNGTHFIDLCRWGLGVDYPIRVSSGGGRYAFQDDWQTPDTQLAYYDFEDQKSISWEGRSCNRHNLEGMSAGASFHGEKGTLVIDGNGYVVYDNRNQEIKRASQKQTNALDTTGPGFDLDQGHLNNFRECVLSGKQPVSHIEDANKSVHICHLGNIAYRTRRVLNCDPKNGKIIGDEEAMALWGREYESGWDPSV comes from the coding sequence ATGGAAGAGCATAACGAACGAAGAGACTTTATTAAAAAAGCAGCTGTGGGAGGACTGGGAATCAGCCTGACTAGCGCATCCTCTCCATTTATTCAATACAATGGATCTGCCAACGAAAAAGTAGTAGTGGCAGTGATGGGTACCAACAGCCGTGGAAGTGCGTTAGCAAGAGGTTTTGCCAAACTAAAGGGCACAGAGGTAGGCTATATCTGTGATGTAGATGAGCAGGCTATTGAAAAAGGTATACAGGCCACCAAAGATGGCGGACAAAAGAAAACACCAAAGGCGGAGAAAGATATTCGTAAAGTACTGGAAGATACAGGTGTGGATGCTATTGCTATCGCTGCGCCCGATCACTGGCATGCTCCGGCAGCTATCATGGCCTTGAAGGCAGGCAAACATGTGTATGTAGAAAAACCCTGTAGCCATAATCCCCAGGAAGGTGAAATGCTGGTGGATATCGCACGTAAATCCAATCGGGTAGTGCAAATGGGTAATCAACGAAGATCCTGGCCTTTTGTAGTGGAAGGGATTCAGCAACTGAAAGACGGAATCATTGGGCGTGCATACTTTGCACGTGCCTGGTACGCTAATTCCAGAGGGTCTATGGGATATGGCAAGCAAGCAGCGGTGCCTGCCGGTTTGGACTATGAGTTGTGGCAGGGGCCAGCTCCTCGTAAACCCTATCAGGACAATCTGATTCATTATAACTGGCACTGGCTGTGGCATTGGGGGACCGGTGAACTGCTCAACAATGGAACGCATTTTATAGACTTGTGTCGCTGGGGGCTAGGTGTTGATTATCCGATCAGGGTAAGTTCAGGTGGAGGAAGGTACGCATTTCAGGATGACTGGCAAACTCCGGACACACAGCTCGCATACTACGATTTTGAGGACCAAAAAAGCATATCCTGGGAGGGTAGAAGCTGCAACAGGCATAATCTGGAAGGGATGTCCGCAGGGGCATCTTTTCATGGGGAGAAAGGTACCCTGGTCATTGACGGCAATGGATATGTGGTATACGACAACCGTAATCAAGAGATCAAAAGAGCAAGTCAAAAACAAACAAATGCTTTGGATACCACCGGTCCGGGCTTTGACCTGGACCAGGGACACCTGAACAATTTCAGAGAGTGTGTTCTAAGTGGTAAACAGCCGGTATCGCATATTGAAGATGCCAATAAGAGCGTACATATCTGCCATTTGGGTAACATAGCCTATCGTACCAGGCGTGTACTTAACTGTGATCCGAAAAATGGAAAAATAATTGGTGATGAGGAGGCAATGGCTTTGTGGGGTAGAGAGTATGAATCCGGCTGGGATCCTAGTGTATAA
- a CDS encoding LacI family DNA-binding transcriptional regulator produces the protein MSKNNGGHHRSGVKEIARRAKVSLATVDRVIHNRTGVSDSTRKKIQKIIDEIDYQPNLLASRLASRKVYDLAILIPKVSKETNYWQAPLDGIERAASEISKYGIRVSRYLFELNSKASFIKKANQILDASTDGILLAPSFIEETVEFLNKCKARNIPYVFIDSDIPEQESLCYIGPDLKQSGYLAAHLMNYGLSEMAKLLVVNISKEIDNHHHLLRKEEGFRNYFKDNLLSNPIIKVDILQTNYTAIRDSLKTVFKEHPDIKAVFTTNSRVSSVARFLESVNKNDLLLVGYDYLKDNIECLKSKTVDFLICQKPEEQGFKGVMALYKQVVLSGKVDKVHYMPIDIITRENYAYYSN, from the coding sequence ATGAGCAAAAATAATGGTGGTCATCACAGAAGTGGAGTCAAGGAAATAGCCAGACGGGCCAAAGTTTCGCTAGCTACTGTGGATAGAGTAATACATAATAGAACGGGCGTTTCGGATAGTACCCGAAAGAAAATTCAAAAAATCATTGACGAAATTGATTACCAGCCCAATCTGTTGGCCAGCCGATTGGCATCTCGAAAAGTTTATGACTTGGCTATATTAATCCCTAAAGTCTCTAAGGAGACAAACTACTGGCAGGCACCGCTGGATGGTATTGAAAGAGCAGCGTCTGAAATCAGTAAGTACGGCATTCGTGTGAGCAGGTATTTGTTTGAGCTCAATAGCAAAGCCTCATTTATAAAGAAAGCCAATCAAATATTAGATGCTTCAACGGATGGTATTCTCCTGGCTCCTTCATTTATAGAGGAGACTGTAGAGTTTCTAAATAAATGCAAGGCTCGTAATATACCCTATGTTTTTATTGACTCTGATATACCCGAACAGGAAAGTCTTTGCTACATCGGGCCGGATCTGAAACAAAGTGGTTATCTGGCAGCTCATCTGATGAATTATGGCCTGAGTGAAATGGCCAAACTGCTGGTAGTCAATATTTCCAAAGAAATTGATAACCATCACCATCTGTTGAGAAAAGAAGAAGGCTTTAGGAATTACTTTAAAGATAATCTTCTCTCTAACCCCATAATAAAAGTTGACATACTACAGACAAACTATACTGCCATTCGCGATTCGCTGAAGACAGTCTTTAAAGAGCATCCGGATATCAAGGCGGTATTTACCACAAATTCTCGCGTTTCCTCGGTTGCCCGTTTTCTAGAATCCGTAAATAAAAATGATCTTCTGTTAGTAGGTTATGATTATCTGAAAGACAACATTGAATGCCTGAAAAGTAAAACCGTTGATTTTCTGATCTGTCAAAAACCAGAAGAACAGGGGTTCAAAGGAGTAATGGCTTTGTACAAACAGGTGGTTCTATCCGGTAAGGTGGATAAAGTTCATTATATGCCCATTGACATTATCACCCGAGAAAATTACGCTTATTATAGTAATTAA